The Streptococcus pluranimalium genome contains a region encoding:
- a CDS encoding tRNA (adenine(22)-N(1))-methyltransferase yields METQLSKRLSEVAKFVPKNAVLLDVGSDHAYLPIALLEQGHIERAIAGEVVEGPYQSANKNVQYSHLSDKIEVRLANGLAAFEASDHVSAITICGMGGRLISEILDAGKKKLASVERLILQPNNREDDLRRWLEKNDFHIVSETMMTENNKYYEIIVAEHGQMTLSNDDSRFGPYLLKDKSAVFKAKWQREWEKLAFALSSVPEDKLAEREVLMTKMAKIKEVISDVS; encoded by the coding sequence ATGGAAACACAATTATCAAAACGACTTTCAGAAGTTGCTAAGTTTGTCCCTAAAAATGCTGTTTTACTGGATGTGGGAAGTGACCATGCCTATCTTCCTATTGCTCTATTGGAACAAGGTCACATTGAGCGGGCTATTGCTGGTGAGGTGGTAGAAGGTCCCTATCAATCAGCTAACAAAAATGTGCAGTATTCACACTTATCAGATAAGATTGAGGTTCGTTTAGCCAATGGATTAGCAGCATTTGAAGCAAGTGACCATGTATCGGCGATTACAATCTGCGGCATGGGTGGTCGTTTAATCTCTGAGATTTTAGATGCTGGTAAGAAAAAGTTAGCAAGTGTTGAGCGCTTGATTTTGCAACCCAATAATCGTGAGGACGATTTACGACGTTGGCTTGAGAAAAATGATTTTCACATCGTTTCCGAAACAATGATGACCGAAAATAATAAATACTATGAAATTATCGTGGCTGAGCACGGGCAAATGACTTTATCAAACGATGACTCTCGCTTTGGTCCTTATCTTTTAAAAGATAAGTCTGCTGTTTTTAAAGCTAAATGGCAAAGAGAGTGGGAGAAGTTAGCATTTGCTCTGTCGTCTGTACCAGAAGATAAATTAGCAGAACGAGAGGTGCTTATGACTAAAATGGCAAAGATTAAGGAGGTCATTTCTGATGTTAGCTAA
- a CDS encoding adenine phosphoribosyltransferase produces the protein MDLTKYIASIENYPQEGITFRDISPLMADGKAYSYAVREIAQYACDHDIDMIVGPEARGFIIGCPVAVELGIGFAPVRKPGKLPREVISADYEKEYGVDTLTMHADAIKPGQRVLIVDDLLATGGTVKATIELIEKLGGIVAGCAFIIELDGLNGRETIGDYDTKVLMQFPG, from the coding sequence ATGGATTTAACAAAATACATCGCTTCAATCGAAAACTACCCACAAGAAGGCATCACATTCCGTGATATTTCACCCTTGATGGCAGATGGAAAAGCCTATAGCTATGCTGTTCGTGAAATTGCTCAGTATGCTTGTGACCATGATATCGATATGATTGTTGGTCCAGAAGCGCGTGGTTTTATTATTGGTTGTCCTGTTGCAGTAGAACTTGGTATTGGTTTTGCGCCAGTTCGTAAACCAGGAAAACTTCCTCGTGAAGTCATTTCAGCAGATTATGAAAAAGAATACGGTGTAGATACGCTTACCATGCATGCTGATGCCATCAAACCTGGACAACGTGTTCTTATCGTTGATGACCTTTTGGCAACAGGTGGTACCGTCAAAGCAACCATTGAGTTGATTGAAAAGCTTGGTGGTATTGTAGCTGGTTGTGCCTTTATCATTGAGTTGGATGGCCTTAACGGTCGTGAAACAATTGGGGATTACGATACTAAAGTATTGATGCAATTTCCAGGCTAA
- a CDS encoding PadR family transcriptional regulator, which translates to MKRAKELPLTETTYYILMALLEPGHGYLIMQKVEEMSLGDVKIAAGTMYGAIENLLKLEWIASVPTDDKRRKVYQTTVKGREILKLEIERFKKLLMVAEDEMMKGEHDAEM; encoded by the coding sequence TTGAAAAGGGCGAAAGAACTCCCACTGACTGAAACGACCTACTATATTTTAATGGCTCTGTTAGAACCTGGACATGGTTACCTAATCATGCAAAAAGTAGAAGAGATGAGCCTAGGAGATGTCAAGATTGCTGCTGGTACCATGTATGGCGCCATTGAAAACTTATTAAAACTGGAATGGATTGCATCGGTTCCAACTGATGATAAGCGTCGAAAGGTATATCAGACAACAGTTAAAGGACGTGAAATATTAAAACTTGAGATTGAACGTTTTAAAAAATTGTTAATGGTTGCTGAAGATGAAATGATGAAAGGAGAGCATGATGCGGAAATGTAA
- a CDS encoding aldo/keto reductase, whose translation MKYNRLGKTDMEISEVSLGTWAIGGDWGDTFEEVALESLHAAVDQGVNFFDTADVYGGGRSERLLGQLLKERDERIYVATKFGRKDDFANLDNYTYDKVRAYCENSLQNLGVSSLDLYQIHCPSTDVLEDLSVFKVLEQLKQEGLIRYYGVSVETDTQGKFVLDNTDASSLQVIVNLLRQKPVSEMIAQANKQDVGILARVPLASGLLSGKYTKDTVFPENDHRNFNKDGKAFNVGETFGGLPFEKAIELVDQVRWIADARNNLAQASIKWLLQQEGISTVIPGFKNPEQVTSNIAATSVKDFSSAELEKLSDFYWKEVHDHIRGDY comes from the coding sequence ATGAAATACAATCGTTTAGGTAAGACTGATATGGAAATCAGCGAAGTTAGCTTGGGAACTTGGGCTATCGGTGGTGACTGGGGTGATACTTTTGAGGAGGTTGCCTTAGAAAGTCTGCATGCTGCGGTAGACCAAGGAGTCAATTTCTTTGATACGGCTGACGTCTATGGTGGTGGCCGTAGTGAGCGTTTGCTTGGACAACTCCTTAAAGAGCGCGACGAGCGGATTTATGTGGCAACTAAGTTCGGGCGTAAGGATGATTTTGCGAACCTTGACAATTATACTTACGACAAGGTACGGGCTTATTGTGAAAATAGTTTGCAAAACTTGGGTGTTTCAAGTCTGGACTTGTATCAAATCCATTGCCCATCAACAGACGTTTTAGAAGATTTATCCGTCTTTAAAGTACTAGAACAACTTAAACAAGAGGGGCTCATTCGTTATTACGGGGTTTCTGTAGAAACAGATACTCAAGGCAAATTTGTTTTAGATAATACAGATGCCAGTAGCTTGCAAGTCATTGTTAATCTTCTTCGTCAAAAACCAGTTAGTGAGATGATTGCTCAGGCTAACAAACAAGATGTCGGTATTTTGGCGCGTGTGCCATTAGCCAGTGGTCTCTTGTCTGGTAAATATACCAAAGATACTGTCTTCCCTGAAAATGATCATCGTAACTTTAACAAAGACGGTAAAGCTTTTAATGTTGGGGAAACTTTTGGTGGCTTGCCTTTTGAAAAAGCGATTGAATTGGTTGACCAAGTGCGTTGGATTGCAGATGCTCGCAACAACCTAGCTCAAGCATCTATCAAGTGGCTTTTGCAACAAGAAGGCATTTCAACGGTTATCCCAGGATTTAAGAACCCAGAGCAAGTAACAAGTAACATTGCAGCAACTTCTGTCAAGGATTTTTCAAGTGCAGAACTCGAAAAACTAAGTGACTTCTACTGGAAAGAAGTTCACGATCACATCCGTGGTGATTACTAA
- the recJ gene encoding single-stranded-DNA-specific exonuclease RecJ, with amino-acid sequence MIRSKYDWKIEAKEADDTFLKLAKKRGLDAIAAKLLVERGITSEEALDDFLSADLSKLHDPFLLHDMEKSVERIRQAIEVGEQILVYGDYDADGMTSASIVKETLEMMGAEVQVYLPNRFTDGYGPNLSVYKYFIEQQAISLIVTVDNGVAGHEAIAYAQEQGVDVIVTDHHSMPADLPKAFAIVHPEHPEADYPFKHLAGVGVAFKLACALLESIPSEFLDLVAIGTIADMVSLTDENRIMVKVGLEMLKQTERIGLQELLQLSDVSPETISEETVGFTIAPQLNALGRLDDPNPAIELLTGFDDEEAQAIAIDIKAKNEERKELVQTIYDEAMTMVDLSKPVQVLAKEGWHPGVLGIVAGRILENISQTIIVLNIENGLAKGSARSLEVLNIFDALDDHREIFTAFGGHAGAAGMTLPVENLEKLSDVLCQYVTDKEIDTSIKNPLILDETLSLPDLSLESLKSLERLAPFGMDHKKPVFWLKDFDVTQARTMGQHNAHLKLKVKQEGASFDVVAFNQGVLASEFQQAQQLELAVTLSVNIWNGQTSLQLMLVDARVEGVQLFDIRAKNAKLPFDVPALTADLRDSQTAVLVDLPENPNDLKSWFAANDLEALYFKNNMKTPYYLSGFGTRQQFAKLYKTIYQFPEFDIRYKLKELSQYLNIEDYLLIKMIQIFEELGFVTIKDGVMMVNKEAEKKAIESSQIYQDLKKNVKYQELMALGTPREIYEWLVE; translated from the coding sequence ATGATTAGGTCTAAATACGATTGGAAAATAGAAGCTAAGGAAGCTGATGATACTTTCCTAAAACTGGCTAAAAAAAGAGGATTAGATGCTATTGCAGCCAAACTCTTGGTGGAGCGTGGTATTACAAGCGAGGAGGCTCTCGATGATTTCTTAAGCGCGGATTTATCTAAACTTCACGATCCCTTTTTATTGCATGATATGGAAAAATCCGTTGAGAGGATTCGCCAAGCTATTGAAGTAGGGGAGCAAATCCTAGTTTATGGAGATTACGATGCTGATGGGATGACAAGTGCTAGTATTGTCAAAGAAACCTTGGAGATGATGGGAGCAGAGGTTCAGGTTTATCTGCCCAATCGTTTTACGGATGGTTATGGGCCAAATCTCAGTGTTTATAAGTATTTCATTGAGCAGCAGGCTATTTCCTTGATTGTGACCGTGGATAACGGTGTTGCTGGACATGAGGCCATTGCTTATGCTCAAGAGCAAGGCGTTGATGTCATTGTGACAGACCACCATAGTATGCCAGCAGATTTGCCTAAGGCCTTTGCCATTGTCCATCCTGAGCACCCAGAAGCTGATTATCCCTTTAAGCATTTAGCAGGGGTTGGTGTAGCCTTTAAATTAGCTTGTGCCCTTTTAGAATCCATTCCTAGCGAGTTTTTAGATTTGGTTGCTATTGGTACCATCGCGGATATGGTTAGCTTAACAGATGAAAATCGTATCATGGTCAAGGTTGGTCTCGAAATGCTCAAACAGACCGAGCGTATTGGGCTTCAAGAACTCCTTCAGTTATCAGATGTTAGTCCTGAAACGATTTCTGAAGAAACCGTAGGTTTCACCATTGCACCCCAGCTCAATGCTTTAGGGCGTTTGGATGATCCCAATCCTGCTATTGAGCTGTTAACAGGCTTTGACGATGAAGAAGCGCAAGCTATTGCCATAGATATCAAAGCTAAAAATGAAGAACGCAAAGAACTGGTGCAAACGATTTATGATGAAGCGATGACCATGGTTGATCTATCTAAACCAGTGCAAGTTTTAGCCAAAGAGGGCTGGCATCCAGGTGTCTTGGGAATTGTGGCAGGACGGATTTTAGAAAATATCTCACAAACCATCATTGTTCTTAACATCGAAAATGGTCTGGCTAAGGGGTCGGCTCGTTCACTTGAGGTTTTAAATATATTTGACGCCCTAGATGATCATCGCGAGATTTTTACAGCCTTTGGTGGCCATGCTGGTGCAGCTGGGATGACACTGCCAGTTGAAAATCTTGAGAAGCTGTCTGATGTTCTCTGCCAGTACGTTACTGATAAAGAGATTGATACCAGTATTAAAAATCCTTTGATTTTGGATGAGACTTTATCCTTACCAGATTTAAGTTTAGAGTCACTCAAGAGTCTAGAGCGTTTGGCACCCTTTGGTATGGATCACAAAAAACCTGTTTTTTGGCTCAAAGATTTTGACGTGACACAAGCTCGTACCATGGGTCAACATAATGCTCACTTGAAATTAAAGGTTAAGCAAGAGGGTGCCAGTTTTGATGTGGTTGCCTTTAATCAAGGTGTATTAGCTTCAGAATTTCAGCAGGCACAGCAGCTAGAGCTGGCGGTAACCCTCTCCGTTAATATCTGGAATGGTCAAACAAGCTTGCAGCTCATGCTTGTAGATGCTCGTGTTGAAGGCGTACAGCTCTTTGATATTAGGGCTAAGAACGCTAAATTACCTTTTGATGTCCCAGCATTAACAGCTGACCTAAGAGACAGTCAAACCGCTGTTTTGGTGGATTTACCAGAAAATCCTAATGATTTGAAAAGCTGGTTTGCTGCCAATGATTTAGAAGCTCTTTATTTCAAAAATAATATGAAGACACCTTATTATTTGTCTGGCTTTGGGACACGTCAGCAGTTTGCCAAATTATATAAAACCATCTATCAATTTCCTGAGTTTGATATTCGTTATAAATTAAAAGAACTTAGTCAGTATCTTAACATTGAAGATTATCTTTTGATTAAAATGATACAGATTTTTGAAGAATTAGGCTTTGTCACTATCAAAGATGGTGTTATGATGGTTAATAAAGAGGCAGAAAAGAAAGCAATCGAAAGTAGCCAGATTTATCAAGATTTGAAAAAAAACGTTAAGTATCAAGAACTTATGGCACTTGGTACTCCTAGGGAAATCTATGAATGGTTGGTGGAGTGA
- a CDS encoding ZIP family metal transporter produces MEWISSQNVVLLAFLAGLFTWACTIVGSAIVFFFKHISRKLLDVMMGFAAGVMIAASFWSLLAPSISYAESSYGKWAFVPAAIGFLLGGYFIRLIDALVPHLHLDKDIEDVEGLQPEKKLSKTSLLFLAIMIHNIPEGLAVGVTFGALAQGTFSVPALIGAISLAVGIGLQNIPEGAALSIPIRADGKSRRRAFCLGTLSAIVEPIFAVLGAALVLAMMPILPYALSFAAGAMIFVVVEELIPESQTNGNTDIATLGLMMGFVIMMVMDVALG; encoded by the coding sequence ATTGAATGGATATCATCGCAAAATGTTGTGTTACTAGCTTTTTTAGCAGGTTTATTTACATGGGCTTGTACGATTGTTGGATCAGCTATTGTTTTTTTCTTTAAGCATATTAGTCGAAAGCTATTAGACGTCATGATGGGGTTTGCGGCAGGGGTCATGATTGCGGCTTCCTTTTGGTCGCTTTTAGCGCCGTCTATTTCCTATGCAGAAAGTTCTTATGGGAAATGGGCCTTTGTTCCAGCTGCGATAGGTTTTCTCTTGGGAGGTTATTTTATTCGTCTCATCGATGCTTTAGTGCCTCACTTGCATTTGGATAAAGATATTGAAGACGTCGAAGGATTGCAACCGGAGAAAAAATTGTCGAAAACTTCTCTCTTATTTTTAGCTATTATGATTCACAATATTCCGGAAGGTTTAGCTGTAGGCGTTACTTTTGGTGCCTTGGCTCAAGGGACTTTTAGCGTTCCGGCCTTGATTGGCGCTATCAGTCTTGCTGTAGGAATTGGTCTGCAAAATATTCCAGAAGGAGCTGCCTTATCTATTCCAATCCGTGCTGATGGTAAAAGTCGAAGAAGAGCCTTTTGTTTAGGTACTTTATCAGCTATTGTAGAGCCTATTTTTGCTGTTCTTGGTGCAGCTCTTGTTCTAGCCATGATGCCAATTTTGCCCTATGCCCTGTCTTTTGCAGCAGGCGCTATGATTTTCGTTGTAGTAGAAGAGTTAATTCCAGAGTCACAAACAAATGGTAATACGGATATTGCAACACTTGGTCTCATGATGGGATTTGTGATTATGATGGTGATGGATGTGGCCTTGGGTTAA
- a CDS encoding TIGR02328 family protein, with translation MRLWHQDLINKLPRQQLLGQHRECAALRGAGWGRPHATVNYVFEYSPYKLYQYHLLVMEEMEARGYQPDESWKDPNYRGKKVPSYDKLDAVTLTNPIYPEHQLLYLEECLENLRQKGIFIHLF, from the coding sequence ATGAGGCTTTGGCATCAAGATTTAATTAACAAGCTACCTCGGCAACAGCTCTTAGGTCAGCACCGTGAATGTGCAGCGCTTCGAGGAGCCGGTTGGGGAAGACCCCATGCGACGGTTAACTATGTTTTTGAGTATTCCCCTTATAAACTTTATCAGTATCATCTCTTGGTTATGGAAGAAATGGAAGCTAGAGGTTATCAACCTGATGAGTCATGGAAAGATCCCAATTACAGAGGTAAAAAAGTTCCATCTTATGACAAGCTAGATGCCGTCACTCTCACTAATCCCATTTATCCAGAGCATCAGTTACTTTACTTGGAGGAATGCTTGGAAAATTTGAGACAAAAGGGCATTTTTATTCATCTCTTCTAA
- a CDS encoding homoserine O-succinyltransferase: MPIKLDTQLPALEILRSENVFIMDNERAQHQNIRPLEILIVNLMPTKEATEVQLLRLLANTPLQINVDFLYMESHASKNTETQYLRTFYKTFDVIKHRYYDGMIITGAPVETIPFEEVDYWQELTRVFDWSKSHVYSTLHLCWGAQASLYHKYGINKVSLTEKLSGVYEQTVENPTNLLFRGFDDSFKAPHSRYTDIPEELVQEKTDLMILAKGKEVGLSVLASGDLREVYSFGHLEYDRDTLGNEYLRDQEAGKNPKLPVAYYKNDQPEEGIQMSWSLAAATFFSNWINYAVYQETPYHLEELQKHY; this comes from the coding sequence ATGCCAATAAAATTAGACACGCAGTTACCAGCTTTAGAGATTTTACGTTCAGAAAATGTTTTTATCATGGATAATGAACGTGCCCAACATCAAAATATTCGTCCCTTGGAAATTTTGATTGTTAATCTCATGCCGACCAAGGAAGCTACAGAAGTTCAGTTATTGAGACTCTTAGCTAATACCCCATTGCAAATCAATGTGGATTTTCTCTACATGGAAAGTCACGCTTCTAAGAATACAGAAACCCAGTATCTGAGGACTTTTTACAAGACCTTTGATGTCATTAAACACCGTTATTATGATGGCATGATCATCACAGGTGCTCCTGTTGAGACCATACCTTTTGAAGAGGTTGATTACTGGCAGGAGTTGACTAGGGTATTTGATTGGTCAAAAAGTCATGTCTATTCAACGCTACACCTTTGTTGGGGGGCTCAAGCCTCGCTCTACCACAAATACGGTATCAATAAGGTCTCATTAACCGAAAAATTATCTGGAGTCTATGAGCAGACGGTTGAAAATCCTACCAACCTCTTGTTCCGAGGCTTTGACGACAGTTTCAAGGCACCTCATTCAAGGTATACTGATATTCCCGAAGAGCTTGTTCAAGAAAAAACAGACTTAATGATTTTAGCTAAAGGGAAAGAAGTAGGCTTGTCTGTCTTGGCTTCTGGTGATTTAAGAGAAGTCTATAGCTTCGGTCATTTAGAATATGACCGTGACACTTTGGGAAATGAATACCTTAGAGACCAAGAGGCAGGTAAAAATCCTAAACTTCCGGTAGCCTATTATAAAAACGATCAACCAGAAGAAGGCATTCAGATGAGCTGGAGTTTAGCGGCAGCAACTTTTTTCAGTAACTGGATTAATTATGCGGTTTATCAAGAAACACCTTACCATTTAGAAGAATTACAAAAACATTATTAG
- a CDS encoding DnaD domain-containing protein: protein MTYTQAMKQGHLVLPAALLFHYHQIFESAEDFLVWQFFYFQNTSHKEEMASSEIAESIGKTVTEVNRIISRLTDQDLLDMKTIELGGEIEMIFDTTPAMVKLDNLLTEKKETPKTSGNAFKELVQDFENELGRLLSPFELEDLTKTVKDDGIDPDLVRQALREAVFNSKTSWNYINAILRNWKRDGITTVRQVEERRRQREEADPNKVTVSDDFLNAMNIWGNDN, encoded by the coding sequence ATGACCTATACTCAAGCTATGAAACAAGGACATCTTGTTTTGCCGGCAGCTTTATTATTTCATTATCATCAGATTTTTGAGTCAGCTGAAGATTTTTTGGTTTGGCAATTCTTTTATTTTCAAAACACCAGTCATAAGGAAGAAATGGCTTCAAGTGAGATTGCGGAAAGTATTGGGAAAACAGTGACAGAAGTCAATCGTATCATTTCTCGTTTGACTGACCAAGACTTGCTGGATATGAAAACTATTGAACTTGGTGGTGAAATTGAGATGATCTTTGATACCACGCCAGCTATGGTCAAGTTAGATAATCTACTAACTGAGAAGAAGGAAACGCCAAAAACATCAGGGAATGCCTTTAAAGAATTGGTCCAAGATTTTGAAAATGAGTTGGGAAGATTACTCAGTCCCTTTGAATTGGAAGATTTGACCAAAACGGTCAAAGATGATGGCATTGATCCCGACTTGGTACGCCAAGCCCTCCGCGAAGCAGTCTTTAATAGTAAGACTAGTTGGAATTACATCAACGCTATTTTACGAAATTGGAAACGCGATGGTATCACTACTGTTCGTCAGGTTGAAGAAAGACGCCGTCAACGTGAAGAAGCTGACCCTAATAAGGTTACTGTTTCAGACGACTTCCTCAATGCCATGAATATATGGGGGAATGATAATTAA
- a CDS encoding DUF2812 domain-containing protein — protein MPLYRFRKSKTGNYPIVKIDFRSFKKNEEYIDYIQLFNDYGWDHISGSLWSGEQYFRQHSPTVSEEIFSDDASVVDMKKRLLKNVAFLFILFSLTSLSLLLSYQNGGYPSFLNPKSWYLTPGLWQLSGWDFWGHFLSETPFVLFRAPLLGIVYALFALAYGRTYLTLKNR, from the coding sequence GTGCCACTCTATCGTTTCCGAAAATCTAAGACTGGCAACTATCCGATTGTCAAAATTGATTTTAGGTCTTTTAAGAAAAATGAAGAGTATATAGACTATATACAACTGTTTAACGATTATGGTTGGGATCACATCAGTGGCTCACTTTGGTCAGGAGAACAGTATTTTCGTCAGCACTCCCCCACTGTTTCAGAGGAAATTTTTTCAGACGATGCTTCAGTTGTTGATATGAAAAAGAGATTATTAAAAAACGTAGCCTTCCTATTTATTCTCTTTAGTTTAACCAGTTTATCACTATTACTAAGTTATCAGAATGGTGGCTATCCATCATTTTTAAATCCAAAATCGTGGTATCTTACGCCAGGTTTGTGGCAGTTATCGGGTTGGGATTTTTGGGGACACTTTCTTTCTGAAACTCCCTTTGTTTTATTCAGAGCCCCTTTATTGGGAATAGTTTATGCTTTATTTGCTCTTGCTTATGGTAGAACCTATTTGACATTAAAAAATCGTTGA
- a CDS encoding Nif3-like dinuclear metal center hexameric protein produces MLAKEVIEKYENYCPPELSMEGDVVGLQIGTLNKDIKKVMVTLDVRENTVAEAIANEVDLIITKHAPIFKGIKDLVSSPQRDILLDLVKHDIAVYVSHTNIDIIPDGLNDWFCEILGIENTEPLSLTTDQGGIGRIGDIPEQTLEDFAMKVKDSFALDSVRMVRYDGQNPRVSRVAICGGSGQSFYQEALAKGAQVYVTGDIYYHTAQEMITDGLYAIDPGHHIEVLFISEIAKRLKQWKLEEKWEVDVLESQSSTNPFSHR; encoded by the coding sequence ATGTTAGCTAAGGAAGTTATCGAAAAATATGAAAATTATTGTCCACCTGAATTATCCATGGAAGGTGATGTGGTTGGCCTTCAAATCGGTACTCTAAACAAGGACATCAAAAAGGTAATGGTAACGCTAGATGTCCGTGAAAACACGGTTGCAGAAGCTATCGCCAATGAAGTAGATTTGATTATTACCAAACATGCGCCAATTTTCAAAGGCATTAAGGATCTGGTATCGTCACCTCAACGTGACATACTGTTAGATTTGGTTAAACATGATATTGCTGTCTATGTTAGCCATACTAATATTGATATTATTCCAGATGGTCTCAATGACTGGTTTTGTGAAATTCTAGGTATTGAAAATACGGAACCCTTGTCTTTGACCACTGATCAAGGGGGTATTGGAAGGATTGGTGATATTCCTGAGCAGACTTTGGAGGATTTTGCCATGAAAGTTAAGGATAGCTTTGCTTTAGATAGTGTTCGAATGGTACGCTATGATGGCCAAAATCCAAGGGTTTCAAGAGTAGCTATCTGTGGTGGTTCGGGGCAATCCTTTTATCAAGAAGCTTTAGCAAAAGGTGCTCAGGTATACGTAACTGGTGATATTTATTATCATACAGCTCAGGAAATGATTACGGATGGTCTATACGCCATTGATCCGGGTCATCATATTGAAGTACTTTTTATCTCTGAGATTGCTAAACGTTTGAAGCAGTGGAAATTAGAGGAAAAATGGGAAGTGGATGTTCTTGAAAGTCAATCTTCGACTAATCCCTTTTCACATCGGTAG
- a CDS encoding NAD(P)/FAD-dependent oxidoreductase, translating into MKVAIIGAGIVGSTAAYYLSKEEDVQVTVFDHGLGQATKAAAGIISPWFSRRRNKAWYKMARLGADFYPQLVADLQKDGFDTSFYKQVGILLHKKTPEHFQDLYDLAHSRIEESPLIGELKILSEEDVKAAFPDLETKGQMLYASGAARLDGAALTETLLQAAACPVICKEVTVTQVGNCYDIDSQHFDRVILATGAWLGKILEPLGYEVDVRPQKGQLLDYQFEDYQTENLPVFMPEGELDVIPFVNGKVSVGASHENDKGFDLTVDQSVLDRLESEARVFFPKVDEALAKTDRIGIRAYTSDFSPFYGHVPDLEGVYVASGLGSSGLTTGPLIARELVSMLQNQTFWLDAEAYKASNYIWNTLKADKYS; encoded by the coding sequence ATGAAAGTTGCTATTATTGGCGCTGGTATTGTAGGTTCAACAGCAGCCTACTATTTGTCAAAAGAAGAGGATGTCCAAGTGACTGTTTTTGACCATGGTCTTGGTCAGGCGACAAAGGCAGCTGCAGGTATTATTAGTCCTTGGTTTTCACGCCGCCGTAATAAAGCTTGGTATAAAATGGCTCGCTTAGGAGCAGATTTTTATCCGCAACTAGTAGCAGATTTGCAAAAAGATGGATTTGACACGTCCTTTTATAAGCAAGTTGGTATTCTTCTTCATAAAAAGACACCTGAGCACTTTCAGGATTTATATGATTTAGCCCATAGTCGGATTGAAGAATCACCCTTGATTGGAGAATTGAAAATTCTTTCTGAAGAGGATGTTAAAGCTGCTTTTCCAGACTTAGAGACAAAAGGTCAAATGCTCTATGCCTCAGGTGCAGCTCGCTTAGATGGTGCTGCCTTAACGGAGACACTATTACAAGCGGCAGCTTGTCCAGTGATTTGTAAAGAAGTGACGGTGACTCAAGTCGGAAACTGTTACGACATTGACAGCCAGCATTTTGACAGGGTTATTCTGGCGACAGGTGCCTGGTTAGGAAAAATTTTGGAACCATTGGGTTACGAAGTGGATGTTCGTCCTCAAAAAGGACAGCTATTAGACTATCAGTTTGAGGATTACCAAACTGAAAATCTCCCTGTGTTTATGCCAGAAGGGGAACTAGATGTCATTCCTTTTGTGAATGGCAAGGTTTCTGTCGGTGCTAGCCACGAAAATGATAAAGGGTTTGATTTGACGGTGGATCAATCCGTTTTAGACCGATTAGAGTCAGAAGCGCGTGTTTTTTTTCCTAAAGTTGATGAGGCGCTAGCAAAAACGGATCGTATCGGTATCAGAGCTTACACTAGTGATTTTTCACCATTCTATGGTCACGTCCCTGATTTAGAAGGTGTCTATGTTGCCAGTGGCTTAGGATCATCAGGTTTGACAACAGGGCCACTCATTGCTAGAGAGCTCGTCTCAATGTTACAAAACCAAACCTTTTGGTTGGATGCCGAAGCTTATAAAGCTTCTAACTACATTTGGAACACATTGAAAGCTGACAAATATAGTTAA